A window of Nicotiana tabacum cultivar K326 chromosome 24, ASM71507v2, whole genome shotgun sequence contains these coding sequences:
- the LOC142178105 gene encoding LOW QUALITY PROTEIN: uncharacterized protein LOC142178105 (The sequence of the model RefSeq protein was modified relative to this genomic sequence to represent the inferred CDS: substituted 2 bases at 2 genomic stop codons), producing MEVKLDTQVIHKRGSFKYLGSILQGNGDIDKDVMHRIIAGWMKWRLTSGVLCDKVVPLRLKGKFYKVVVRPTMLYGTEYWPVKNTHIQKIKIAEMRMLRWMCGHTRLDKIXNXVIRDKVGVTSVDEKMREARMRWFMHVKRRSKEAPVKRCERLASVGIRRGRGRPKKSWGEVIRRDMVQLELNEDMALDRRIRALAVVNFRRASSSYQRRPEVVLSIFEEPPVALVVEQTPVLVVSLGPAQACTIHMIPSTSHTARRAQTSAIHTLEPATTMFQTLGVLVFPPVRVVQPVAKVKLEVRPVMRIEEQKMMDQF from the exons ATGGAGGTGAAGCTTGATACACAAGTTATCcacaagagaggtagtttcaagtacctgggaTCTATTTTACAAGGTAACGGGGATATTGATAAGGATGTTATGCACCGTATCATAGctggatggatgaagtggaggctcacTTCTGGTGTCTTGTGCGATAAAGTTGTGCCGCtgagacttaaaggtaagttctacaaggttGTAGTTAGACCAACTATGTTGTATGGCACAGAGTATTGGCCCGTCAAGAACACTCATATCCAGAAGATAAAAATAGCTGAGATGAGGATGTTaaggtggatgtgtgggcataccaggTTGGATAAGATTTAGAATTAAGTTATTCGGGATAAGGTAGGAGTGACTTCTGTGGATGAAAAGATGCGGGAGGCAAGGATGAGATGGTTCatgcatgttaagaggagaagtaAAGAAGCCCCAGTCAAAAGGTGCGAGAGGTTAGCCTCAGTGGGTATCaggaggggtagaggtaggcctaagaaatCTTGGGGCGAGGTTATTAGGCGGGACATGGTGCAGCTGGAGTTGAatgaggacatggccctagataggagg atccggGCTTTGGCAGTAGTGAACTTCAGGAGGGCATCTAGTAGTTATCAGAGGAGACCTGAGGTAGTGCT ATCAATTTTTGAGGAGCCACCTGTAGCTCTCGTAGTAGAACAGACTCCAGTTCTTGTTGTTTCACTGGGTCCAGCTCAG GCTTGTACAATTCATATGATTCCATCTACTTCCCATACTGCAAGGAGAGCACAAACCTCAGCTATTCACACTCTGGAGCCGGCCACTACTATGTTTCAGACTTTAGGAGTTTTGGTTTTTCCACCAGTTAGGGTGGTTCAGCCTGTTGCTAAGGTTaagctcgaggttagacctgttATGAGAATTGAGGAGCAGAAGATGATGGATCAGTTTTAG